The Brachyhypopomus gauderio isolate BG-103 chromosome 17, BGAUD_0.2, whole genome shotgun sequence genome includes a window with the following:
- the thbs1a gene encoding thrombospondin-1 has protein sequence MMLTGLFLLLMLWDSEGSRMAESRDDNSVYDLFDLAHVHKKNHGVSLVKGPDPYSPAYKILNPNLIPAVPEFAFRDLIYSIQAEKGFIFLANFKQAKKTRGSLLTVEKKDGSGPIFEIISNGDANTLDIVYSTESKQDVVSIDDGHLASGGWKNITLFVQEDRAQLYVGCEEINTRELDVPIHQILTQEVADIATLRIGKGVLKDRFMGVLQNVRFVFRTTLDTILRNMGCESSAFITDVITLDNPMNGSSPAIRTDYTGHKTKDLQDICGFSCEDLASMFKELKGLGVVVKQLSNELRQVTADNNLIMTEINILRGVCLHNGIVYKDKDEWTVDSCTHCTCQNSATICREISCPLMPCANATVPDGECCPRCGHPSDYAEDGWSPWSEWTHCSVTCGRGIQQRGRSCDRINSNCEGTSVQTRDCYLQECDKRFKQDGGWSHWSPWSSCSVTCGDGVITRIRLCNSPTPQMGGKDCQGEGRQTEPCKMPACPINGGWGPWSPWDTCSVTCGGGLQTRHRLCNNPVPKYNGKECVGDFKGTRLCNSQDCPIDGCLSNPCFAGSKCTSFIDGSWKCGECPAGYKGDGIHCEDIDECKEVPDACFMLNGVQRCKNTEPGYNCLPCPPRYSGPQPFGSGIEQALANKQVCVPRNPCEDGSHDCNKNAKCIYLGIFSEIMYRCECKPGYAGNGHICGEDTDLDGWPNTDLHCVENATYHCKKDNCPDLPNSGQEDYDKDGIGDACDYDDDNDGIPDDRDNCPFVFNPRQYDHDRDEVGDRCDNCPYDSNPDQTDTDNNGEGDACAIDIDGDGILNEKDNCPYVYNVNQRDMDRDGVGDHCDNCPLEHNPDQIDSDSDNVGDKCDSNQDIDGDGHQNNLDNCPYVPNANQADHDKDGKGDACDHDDDNDGVPDDKDNCRLAVNPDQLDSDGDGRGDVCQFDFDQDNVPDIEDVCPENFAISETDFRRFQMVPLDPTGTSQIDPNWVVRHQGKELLQTVNCDPGIAVGYDEFNAVDFSGTFFINTDRDDDYAGFVFGYQSSSHFYVVMWKQITQTYWSHTPTRAQGYSGLSIKVVNSTTGPGEHLRNALWHTGDTPGQVRTLWHDPKNIGWKDYTAYRWHLIHRPKTGHIRVIMYEGKKVMADSGSVNDKTYAGGRLGLFVFSQEMVYFSDLKYECRDV, from the exons ATGATGTTGACCGGGCTGTTTTTACTATTGATGCTCTGGGATTCAGAAGGCAGTCGAATGGCAG AGAGCAGAGACGACAACAGTGTGTATGATCTCTTCGACCTGGCGCATGTTCACAAGAAGAACCACGGAGTAAGCTTGGTGAAGGGACCGGATCCTTACAGTCCCGCTTACAAAATCCTGAACCCGAACCTGATCCCCGCCGTTCCAGAGTTCGCCTTCAGGGACCTCATTTATTCCATCCAGGCAGAAAAGGGATTCATTTTCTTGGCGAACTTCAAGCAAGCCAAGAAGACCAGAGGCAGCCTTTTGACCGTGGAGAAAAAGGATGGCTCCGGTCCCATTTTTGAAATTATCTCCAATGGAGATGCGAACACTTTAGATATAGTTTACTCCACAGAGAGCAAACAGGACGTGGTCTCCATCGACGATGGACATCTGGCCAGCGGCGGCTGGAAGAACATCACCCTGTTCGTGCAGGAGGACCGCGCACAGTTGTACGTTGGTTGCGAAGAAATCAACACGAGGGAACTCGACGTGCCCATCCACCAGATTCTAACACAGGAGGTTGCCGATATTGCTACCCTCAGGATCGGGAAAGGAGTCCTGAAAGACAGATTTATG GGAGTGCTCCAGAATGTGCGCTTTGTCTTTAGAACAACTTTGGACACGATCCTTCGCAACATGGGATGCGAGAGCT CTGCCTTCATCACAGACGTAATAACCCTGGACAACCCCATGAATGGGTCCAGTCCGGCGATCCGCACCGATTACACCGGACACAAGACTAAAG ATCTCCAGGACATCTGTGGCTTCTCCTGTGAGGACCTGGCCAGCATGTTTAAGGAGCTCAAGGGGCTTGGTGTGGTGGTTAAGCAGCTGTCAAATGAGCTCCGCCAAGTG ACAGCGGATAACAACTTAATAATGACCGAGATCAATATTCTCCGTGGAGTGTGTTTGCACAATGGCATCGTCTACAAAGACAAGGATGAGTGGACAGTGGACAGCTGCACGCACTGCACCTGCCAG AACTCTGCCACCATTTGCCGGGAGATCTCCTGCCCTCTCATGCCTTGTGCCAACGCCACCGTGCCCGATGGTGAATGCTGCCCACGATGTGGACATC CGAGTGACTATGCTGAGGACGGCTGGTCGCCCTGGTCTGAGTGGACCCACTGCTCCGTCACCTGTGGCCGTGGTATCCAGCAGCGTGGCCGCTCCTGTGACCGCATTAACAGCAACTGTGAGGGCACCTCGGTGCAGACCAGAGACTGCTACTTGCAGGAATGCGACAAGCGCT TCAAACAGGATGGAGGTTGGAGCCATTGGTCTCCCTGGTCGTCGTGCTCAGTGACCTGTGGGGATGGCGTGATCACCCGTATTCGCCTCTGCAACTCGCCCACACCACAAATGGGTGGGAAGGACTGTCAAGGAGAGGGTCGACAGACAGAGCCATGCAAGATGCCTGCATGCCCAA TCAATGGAGGCTGGGGTCCATGGTCACCCTGGGACACTTGCTCTGTCACTTGTGGTGGAGGACTGCAGACCAGACATCGGCTCTGTAACAACCCTGTGCCCAAATATAATGGGAAAGAGTGTGTGGGCGATTTCAAGGGCACACGTTTATGCAACTCTCAGGACTGTCCCATCG ATGGCTGTCTTTCCAATCCTTGCTTTGCTGGCAGTAAGTGCACCAGCTTCATTGATGGTTCATGGAAATGTGGAGAGTGCCCTGCTGGGTATAAGGGAGATGGCATCCACTGCGAGGACATTGATGAG TGCAAAGAGGTTCCTGATGCCTGCTTCATGCTTAATGGAGTCCAACGTTGTAAGAACACAGAGCCTGGGTACAACTGCCTACCCTGTCCTCCTCGCTACTCTGGACCTCAGCCTTTTGGCAGTGGCATAGAACAAGCTCTAgccaacaaacag gtgtgtgtgccgAGGAACCCATGTGAGGATGGTAGCCATGACTGTAACAAGAACGCCAAGTGTATCTACCTGGGCATTTTCTCTGAAATCATGTACCGCTGTGAATGCAAACCTGGCTATGCTGGTAATGGCCACATCTGTGGAGAGGACACTGACCTGGATGGGTGGCCCAATACTGACCTCCATTGCGTTGAGAATGCCACCTACCACTGCAAAAAG GACAACTGCCCAGACCTTCCCAATTCTGGGCAAGAAGATTATGACAAGGATGGAATTGGAGACGCATGTGATTATGATGATGACAACGATGGGATTCCTGATGATAGG GACAACTGCCCGTTTGTCTTCAACCCAAGGCAGTATGACCATGACCGCGATGAAGTTGGTGACCGCTGTGATAACTGCCCATATGACAGCAACCCAGACCAGACTGATACAGATAACAATGGAGAAGGAGATGCTTGTGCCATTGACATTGATGGTGATG GTATTTTGAACGAAAAGGACAACTGCCCATACGTATACAATGTTAACCAGAGAGATATGGACCGCGATGGGGTTGGAGACCACTGTGACAACTGTCCATTGGAACACAACCCTGATCAG ATTGACTCTGATTCAGATAATGTGGGCGACAAGTGCGACAGCAATCAGGACATTGACGGGGATGGCCATCAGAATAATCTGGACAACTGTCCATACGTCCCCAACGCCAACCAGGCTGACCATGACAAGGACGGCAAGGGAGACGCATGTGACCACGATGATGACAACGATGGCGTGCCTGATGACAAAGACAACTGCAGACTTGCTGTCAACCCAGACCAACTGGACTCTGATG GTGATGGACGTGGTGATGTCTGCCAATTTGACTTTGACCAAGACAATGTACCTGATATTGAGGACGTTTGTCCAGAGAACTTTGCCATCAGTGAGACAGACTTCCGCAGGTTCCAGATGGTTCCTCTGGACCCTACTGGAACATCACAAATTGACCCCAATTGGGTAGTCCGCCATCAAGGAAAAGAGCTTCTGCAGACAGTCAACTGCGACCCTGGCATTGCTGTTG GTTATGATGAGTTTAATGCTGTGGACTTCAGTGGAACTTTCTTCATCAATACTGACCGAGATGATGATTACGCTGGTTTCGTGTTTGGGTATCAGTCTAGCTCCCATTTCTATGTGGTGATGTGGAAACAGATCACACAGACCTACTGGTCTCACACCCCCACAAGAGCCCAGGGCTACTCTGGACTGTCCATCAAAGTGGTTAATTCCACCACAGGGCCAGGAGAGCACCTGCGAAATGCCCTGTGGCATACCGGAGACACCCCAGGACAG GTACGCACACTGTGGCATGACCCCAAGAACATTGGCTGGAAAGATTACACAGCCTACAGATGGCACCTAATCCACAGGCCAAAAACCGGACATATCAG AGTTATCATGTATGAGGGCAAGAAAGTCATGGCAGATTCCGGAAGTGTAAATGACAAGACATACGCTGGTGGAAGACTTGGTCTCTTTGTCTTCTCCCAAGAGATGGTGTACTTCTCAGACCTCAAATATGAATGCAGAG ATGTATAA